One Setaria viridis chromosome 3, Setaria_viridis_v4.0, whole genome shotgun sequence DNA window includes the following coding sequences:
- the LOC117848087 gene encoding uncharacterized protein, with the protein MKKLYQGKGRRVHPAPADAAAAAAAAVALPAAVLALASALTAEEQEVLAYLLSCGGAAGGRPRRRRGPHPPEMGCGCFGCYKSFWARWDASPNRHLIHRIIDAVEEGGGGGGVSGGPARRGPSRRRRRGRRSSDAADYEDAADAGEVDASVDHHHQGCDGGMDHHGEYEGDGDDEEEEAGSSMDGDEDDASVASEGDGCGGSAEKSTVGRLVRFIGEKVWGGWN; encoded by the coding sequence ATGAAGAAGCTGTACCAGGGGAAGGGCCGCCGGGTGCACCCGGCGCccgcggacgccgcggcggcggcggcggcggccgtggcgctgCCTGCCGCCGTCCTGGCCCTGGCGTCAGCGCTGACagcggaggagcaggaggtgctGGCCTACCTCCTGTCCtgcggcggagcggcggggggccgcccgcgccgccgccgcgggccccACCCGCCCGAGATGGGATGCGGCTGCTTCGGCTGCTACAAGAGCTTCTGGGCGCGCTGGGACGCGTCCCCTAACCGCCACCTCATCCACCGCATCATCGACGCCGtcgaggaggggggcggcggaggaggagtaaGCGGGGGCCCTGCGCGCCGCGGTCCgtcacgccgccggcgccgaggccgccgcagCAGCGATGCGGCCGACTACGAGGACGCCGCGGACGCCGGAGAGGTGGACGCCAGTgtggaccaccaccaccagggctGCGACGGCGGGATGGACCACCACGGCGAGTAcgagggcgacggcgacgacgaggaggaagaggcgggCAGCAGCatggacggcgacgaggatgacGCGTCGGTGGCCAGCGAGGgcgacggctgcggcggcagcgccgaGAAGAGCACGGTGGGGAGGCTGGTGCGCTTCATCGGCGAGAAGGTCTGGGGTGGCTGGAACTAA
- the LOC117847754 gene encoding EH domain-containing protein 1: MKPMVPGQGATCQRPARPMGNAAFAAAASHINPREEAPRARLPWHSLILLQARVACLASPGPPPSPRLFSPLRGAPAEREVNEPGREMGPDSSPKKWNLKEQRSTYLQWFSLADEDGDGRLTGNDALKFFAMSNLSKPELKQVWAIADSKRQGYLGFYEFMTAMQLVSLAQAGNEISPDTISSADLERLQLPTMEGLAKKLKKNSGGKGESAIVACHPSESPIPASWFNSKSGKKIPLKSVTSIIDGLKKSYIERLRPLEKTYQFHDFVSPLLTSSDFDAKPMVMLLGQYSTGKTTFIKHLLKTSYPGAHIGPEPTTDRFVVITSGPDERCIPGNTIAVQADMPYSGLSSFGTAFLSKFECSQMPHPLLEHVTFVDTPGVLSGEKQRTQRSYDFTGVTSWFAAKCDLILLLFDPHKLDISDEFKRVIGSLRGHDDKIRIVLNKADQVDAQQLMRVYGALLWSLGKVLNTPEVMRVYIGSFNDKPIRETAAGPLGMELFQKEQDDLLSDLNDIPKKACDRRINEFVKRARAAKVHAHIVSHLKKEMPALMGKAKAQQKLLDSLDEQFAKVQKELHLPPGDFPSVEEYRELLSAYNFDKFEKLRPKMVQGVDDMLAYDIPELLKKFRNPYD, from the exons ATGAAGCCCATGGTGCCTGGTCAAGGCGCCACTTGCCAGCGCCCGGCGCGGCCGATGGGCAACGCCGCGtttgccgcggcggcgagccacATTAACCCGCGGGAAGAGGCTCCCCGCGCGCGCCTGCCGTGGCATTCTCTGATTCTCCTTCAGGCACGAGTTGCCTGCCTGGCCTCCCCGgggcctcctccctctcctcgtctcttctctcctctccgAGGGGCTCCGGCAGAGAGGGAGGTGAACGAGCCGGGGAGAGAGATGGGACCCGACTCGTCGCCCAAGAAATGGAACCTCAAGGAGCAGCGCAGCACCTACCTCCAGTGGTTCTCCCTCGCCGACGAAG ACGGGGATGGGCGCCTGACGGGGAACGATGCGCTCAAGTTCTTCGCCATGTCCAATCTCTCTAAGCCCGAGCTGAAGCAG GTTTGGGCAATCGCTGATTCCAAACGTCAGGGATATCTTGGATTCTACGAGTTCATGACCGCTATGCAG CTGGTTTCTCTCGCACAAGCAGGGAACGAGATCAGTCCAGACACCATTTCAAGTGCAG ATTTGGAGAGGTTGCAGCTTCCCACAATGGAAGGTCTGGCTAAAAAACTA aaaaagaattctGGGGGCAAGGGCGAGTCTGCTATTGTAG CATGTCATCCATCAGAATCACCTATACCAGCCAGCTGGTTTAACTCCAAGTCAGGAAAGAAG ATTCCTTTAAAATCAGTTACTTCAATCATTGACGGGCTAAAGAAATCATACATTGAGAGGTTGAGGCCTTTGGAAAAAACTTATCAGTTCCATGACTTTGTGTCTCCCTTGCTG ACTAGCAGTGATTTTGATGCGAAGCCAATGGTCATGCTGCTGGGTCAATACTCCACCGGAAAAACAACCTTCATAAAGCATTTACTAAAGACAAGTTATCCAG GCGCTCATATTGGACCAGAGCCTACAACAGACAGATTTGTTGTCATCACT TCTGGACCAGATGAAAGATGCATTCCTGGAAACACAATTGCGGTCCAAGCTGACATGCCATACAGTGGCTTGTCATCCTTCGGAACGGCATTTTTATCGAAGTTTGAATGTTCCCAGATGCCGCATCCA TTACTAGAGCATGTAACCTTCGTGGATACTCCTGGAGTTTTATCAGGGGAAAAGCAGCGAACACAGCGCAGCTATGATTTCACTGGAGTTACATCATGGTTTGCCGCCAAGTGTGATCTTATTCTTCTCCTATTTGATCCACATAAGCTTGACATCAGCGATGAGTTCAAGCGTGTGATTGGGTCACTCCGTGGGCATGACGACAAAATACGCATAGTTCTCAACAAGGCAGACCAAGTTGATGCACAACAG CTAATGAGAGTGTATGGAGCACTATTGTGGTCTCTCGGGAAAGTCCTGAACACACCAGAAGTTATGCGTGTCTACATAGG TTCATTCAATGACAAGCCGATCAGGGAGACAGCTGCTGGCCCACTGGGCATGGAGCTATTCCAGAAAGAACAGGATGACTTGCTCTCCGACCTGAACGATATCCCTAAGAAAGCTTGTGATCGTCGG ATCAACGAGTTCGTGAAGCGTGCGAGGGCTGCCAAAGTTCACGCGCACATAGTCAGCCATCTGAAGAAAGAAATGCCTGCACTGATGGGCAAGGCCAAGGCTCAGCAGAAGCTGCTCGACAGCCTCGATGAACAGTTTGCCAAG GTCCAGAAGGAGCTGCACTTGCCGCCAGGGGATTTCCCCAGCGTGGAGGAGTACAGGGAGCTTCTAAGCGCCTACAACTTCGACAAGTTCGAGAAGCTGAGGCCAAAGATGGTCCAGGGCGTCGACGACATGCTGGCCTACGACATTCcagagctcctgaagaagttcaGGAACCCCTACGACTGA